The sequence below is a genomic window from Streptomyces sp. B21-105.
GCCGGCTCAAGCCGGGCGCCTACCAGCAACTCGCCGACTACTTCGCGAAGTTCCTCAAGGCATACGCGGCAGCCGGCGTGCCGGTGCGCTACGTCACCCCGCAGAACGAGCCGCTGAACAACACGTCCGCCTACCCGAGCATGGGCCTGACGGCGGACGACGCCAAGACCTTCATCAACGACTACCTCGTCCCGACACTGCGCAAGCAGGGTCTGTCCACCGGCATTCTGGGCTACGACCACAACTGGGACGTCACCAGCTACCCCGAGACCCTGTACACCGACGCGGCGAGCGCCAAGAACGCCACCGGCACGGCCTGGCACTGCTACGCCGGCGACGTCTCGGCACAGACCGTCGTCCACAACGACTACCCGGGCAAGCCCGCCTTCCAGAGCGAGTGCTCCGGCGGCAGCTGGGAGGGCAACGAGCAGGGCGCCTTCGCCGGTGTGATGGACAACGTCATCAACGGTCCGCGGAACTGGGCCCAGAGCATCATCCGCTGGAACCTCGCCCTGGACTCCAGTAGCGGTCCCACCAACAACGGCTGCCAGGGCTGCCGCCCTGTGGTGACCGTCTCCCCGAACACCAACGGCACCTGGACCTACACGCCCACGGCCGACTACTGGGGGCTGGCGCAGGCCAGCAAGTTCGTCCAGCCCGGTGCCCGCCGGGTCGCCTCCAACACCTTCGGCAAGGGCAACGTCGAGGACGTCGCCTTCACCAACCCCGACGGCTCCACCGCGCTGGTCACCTACAACGCCGGCAGCACGGCACGCACCTTCACCGTCGGCTGGGGCGACCGCCACTTCACCTACACCCTGGCCGCGGGAGCAGCCGCGACCTTCACCTGGACCGGCACCCAGCACGGCAGCACCGACGCGGCCGCCATCGGCTCCGTCGACATCCCCTTCAGCAACCCCGACGGCAGCCAGCCCCTGATCAGCTACGACAGCGGACTGCTCGCCCAGCAGCCCCAGATACGCATCGGCGACCAGTGGCTCGGCTACACCCTGCCCACCGGCGCCTCCCTCACTCCGCCCACCGGCGAGACAGCCCTGCCCCGCGACGGCTGGCAGGCATCGGCCTCCGCGAGCAGCTCGGACGACCCGCCGTCCAAGGCCATCGACGGCGACGCGACCACCCGGTGGAGCCTGGGACACGGCATGCAACCGGGTGACTGGTTCCAGGTCGACCTCGGCTCGACCCAGACCTTCGACCAACTTGTCCTGGACACGAGCGCCTCGTCCGGCGACTTCGTCCGCCAGTACGACGTGTACGCCTCCGACGACGGCACCAGCTGGGGCAAGCCGATCGCCACCGGCCCCGGCAGAACCGTGAGCCGGATCCTGCTGCCCACCACCACCGCCCGCTACATCCGCGTGGTCAACAAGGCAAGCTCTGGCAGCTGGTGGTCCCTCCACGACCTCTCCGTCTTCGCCTCCGACGGCAAGACCATGTCGCCCCCGGCCACGAGCGCCGGCCTCCAGCGCAAGAACGCGACCCTGCCCGACGGCACCAAGCTGCAGGTGACGTACAACTCCGGCAGCGGGGCTGCCACATTCGACGTCCCGTGGGGCGGCACGACGTACAGCTACCGACTGCCCGCCGACGCCGCCGCGATCCTCACCGCGCGCGCTGCCTGAACGCACGCCTGCGGAAACCGCCAGTATGAAGCCACACAGCGAGGGCCCGCGCAGAGGAAATCTGCGCGGGCCCTCGCCCTCTTGCGCTCTCAGCTCGGCACTACTACCCGGAGGAACGCGTGGAACGAGCCGGCATCGACGAGACCTTTGTCCGTGATCTTGTTCGTGATCAGCACCCGGACCTGGCGGACCTCGAGATCCAGCCGGTTCCCTCGGGCTGGGACAACCAACTCTGGCGACCCGGCGACGAACTGGCCGTGCGCCTGCCGATGACCGAACGAGCCCCCGCGCTCTTGAGTAAAGAGTTCCGGTGGCTCCCCGAACTCGCCAAGCGTCTGCCGCTGCCGGTACCGACGCCCCAGCGCCTCAGCGAGCCGACACCACGCTTTCCCTGGCCGTGGGTCATCGCGGCATGGGTTCCTGGCGAACCGGCGGACACCGCCGCAGGCTGAGCGAGCGACCATTCCGGCCCACGTTCCTTGGGGCCGAGAACGCGGCCCGACCGCGCCGCGTTGATACCGGTCAGGTATCATCTCTGTATGGCGATGACACTCCGGCTCCCCGACGACCTTGACGCGAAGCTCACCGAGCGGGCTCGTCGGGAGGGTCGCAGCAAGCAGGAACTTGCCATCGAGGCCATCCGTGACGCCCAGAACCGGGCCGAGCTGAAGGTCGACGACGTCTTGGCCGAGGTCATGGACAGCGATGCGGAGATCCTGGACTACTTGAAGTGACCGACATGCGCTGTCTCCAGATCGACGAGATCCTGGCCATCGCCCGCACGGTCAACGGTACCGAGCACGGCGTGCGCGACATGGGCCTTCTGGTGTCGGCGATCGAGCGACCCCGGACGAACGTGTTCGGAGCCGAGTTGTATCCCACGCTGCACGAGAAGGCTGCGGCGCTGCTGCACTCCGTCGCCCGCAATCACGCGCTGATCGACGGCAACAAGCGCACCGCCTGGCTCGCCATGCGTGTCTTCCTGCGGTTCAACGGCGTCAGCGCCGGTGCCGTCCCCCCACCCGTCTCCGCTGCCGGCCCGTTCGTCGAGGACGTCGCACAGGACAACATCGACGTACCGGCCATTGCCAAGCGCCTCTCGACCTGGTTCCCCATTTCCTGACGTTCGGCCTCGTGTGGTGGGGGACGGAATGAGGCCCCGAAAGCGGCACTGGCTCTGCACGCCTACCTGCGGTGGCGCAACGCCAACGCCCGCCACCGCGACGTCCTGGCCGCCGAACGCAAGGAACGCGCCCGCATCCAAAGCGAGTAGGGCATCCGGCGGGGCGGACGCCCGCTCACGACGGCGCCTGACGAAAACGCTCCGCGGGTCAGACCACCAGCGCCGCGCGCAGCGCACGGAATGCCTCACGAAGTTCCAACGTGGAGATCGGATCGATCTCCATCTGCAAATGGCACACGTCGTCGTCGCCGTTGGGAGTCAGACGCACGAAAAAGGCGAAACCATCTCCGACTGGCTCCGCCTTCAACCTCAGCGGATTGTTCCGACCGGGAGTCACTGCAGCCGAAAAGCGCACGCCCGGCGAGGGCGCGCGCAAGTGAGAGAGCACGCGGGCCACGAAGTCCATGACCTCCGCAGCGCTGAGATCCGCAGTGAAGTCAGCTGTCAGCCAGGACGACCAGTCTGCTGTGATCCGCCAGCTGTCCGCACCGATCCGAGCCAGTTCCAGCCACACATCATCGTTGCCGAGGCGTATCCGATGCTGTTCCATCGTCGCCCTCCGGCATCCATGGCCTGGGCTCAAGATCCTATGGTGCGGATCTCCATCGTCGGAAGTCGTTGCACGTCATCCACCCTCCCCACCAACCTGCGAACCTTCCCGGTCAGAGCACTGGACCAGCGGCTACCGACCCCCGTCGGTCACTCCGCGCGCGGTCGGTACAGCCGCTTCGGGCTCGTCCGGCACGGGCCCCGCCTCTGCCGTAGTCCGAGCGGTCGCAGTCCCGGAAAGCTCGCTTCCCCTCGTGCCCGGATTCGTCGTGGCCTCCTGTCCCCGCTCGATCATGCCCAGCGCCACCCCGACGATGATGATCACGCCGCCTGTCACCTGGGCGAGCCGGATCGACTCCCCGTTGATCACGACGGCGCCGATGACGCCGAAGACCGGTACCAGGTTGAGGATGTTGACCGCGACGCTCGACGCCATCCTGCGCAGGCCGTAGTTGTAGAGCAGGAAGCCGCCGACCGAGCACGCCACGGCCAGGTAGACCAACAGCGATGAGGCGGTCGCGCCAGGCATCCGCCAGTCGTCGGCCTCCAGCAGGGACGCGAGCAGGAAGCCGGCCGCGCCCGCCAAGGTCTGGTAGTAGGTGACGCTCGCGGCGTCCTGGCCAGCGCTCGCGCGCTTGCCGAGCACGTTGTAGCCGGCCCAGGCCAGCCCGCCGAGCAGCAGCAGGATGTCCCCCAGCCAGCGCGAACTGCCGCCGACCTCGGCCCCGTTGCGCACGACGAGGAAGGCGCCGACGGTGGCCAGCAGCACGCCCGTCACGCGCGGCAGCGGCATCCGGGTGCGGAAGACGAGCAGTTCCACCAGCATGGTCATCAGCGGATACGTGGCCACGATCAGGGACGCGTCGGATGCCGTGGACAGGCCGACGCCGACGTTCTCCAGGATGAAGTACACGGTGATGCCGAGGAACCCGCTCAGGTAGAGCTGCCGCCGTTGCCGGGGGGCTGGACGGGCCGGGCGGTGCCTGCTCAGCCGTACCGTCACGCCCAGGAGTAACGCCGCGAGGGTGAACCTGATGGCGCCGATAGTGAGCGGGCCGACATCCTCCAGCACCTGCTTGGTCACCGCGTACGAACTGCTCCAGAACAGCGCGGCCGCCATGACCGCACACACCGCCCACACCGTGGGTCCTTGTTTGCGCATACCAAGTCGCCCCTCTCTGCTACCCACTGCCGCCCACCGAAAGTGATGCGAGGAGTCCGAATTACCTTCGGAATCCGGCAGGAAGAGGCAAGCGTGGACGAACTAGATTCGGCGTTGGTGCGGATGCTCCAGGAGGATGGTCGGCGCACCAACCGGGACATGGCCCAGGAACTCGGTATCGCCCCGTCCACATGTCTGGAGCGAATCCGGTCGCTGCGCAGCAGCGGCATCCTGACGGGATTTCATGCGGAGGCAGACCTCGCGGCGATCGGCCGCGGGCTGCAGGCGGTGATCGCCGTACGGGTCCGCCCCCCGACACGTGCTGTGATCGAGGCCTTCCAGACCTTCCTGGAGGGGATGCCCGAGGTCGTCTCGATCTTCGTCCTCACCGGGAACGACGACTTCCTCGTGCACGTCGCCGTCCGGGACACCGACCATCTGCACGCAGTGGTCCTGGAGAAGCTGGCGAAGCGCCCGGAACTCGCCGACGTACGGACGTCGGTGGTCTATGGGCACCTGCGCAAGAAGGTCATCGATCCGGCGTGACACCGACGCGGACCTCGCTCGCGGCGGGCCACCGGGCCCGTGGTGCGGTCTCCTTGGCCGCCGCAACGAGCAGGTCGTTCGCCTCGGCCCGGCTCATTGCCCCCCGCAGGCCGCTGCCCGGGGACCGCAGACCAGCGGACCGCGCCGCTCCCACTCCTGAGCAACCGTCCGAGGCATCGCCCGCGGCAGCCACAGGGCGGCCGCGGGCGCGCGCACGAGGTAGGCCCAGGCTTGCCCCGCGCCACAGCCGGGGGCGGCTCACACGTCCGCTGTCTCCCAGCAGCGCGCTGGAACAACGGCGTGGCCGACCCGTCGGCACGCTCACGATCGCAACCGCGGCGACAGCCGGGCGTGAGCTGCTGCCGGAGTGCTCGCCGCGCTCGCCGCATCATGCCCGTCCTTGGACGTCCGCACCCTGGAGGCCACGGACGAGCGATGCACCCCGCACCGCCGATCCGCCCGAATCCCACACCATGGAGCAGCTGGAGGCATTCCTGCCGGTTGCCGATGTCACGCTCCCGGCCGACGTGCTCGACGCCATCGACGAGATCGTCGCCCCCGGAGTCACGGTCAACCCCCGTCGACAACAGCTACGGAGACTTCGAGCTGCGGGCTGACCGGCGGCGGCGCCGACGTGAACCGGCTCGGCCGGTCATGGCCGATCGAGTCTGGTCACCGTGACGGCATACCGGCCGGGTGATCGGCCCCGGGGCTGCGCCCCGCTCGACCGCCGACTCCCGTGACAGAGCTGCGTCTCCCCGCCCCTGCACGCGCGGCGGTTAGGTGTGGCGCCTCACAGTAGATCGGCATGCGGCGTCAACGCTGCCCGCCGTGACGCCGATTTGACGCTCCGTGCCGCCGATCGCTCCTCGAGGGTGACAGGCGCCGACCGGATCGTCGTCATGGAGGTCGGCCGGGTCCGGTCGGTGGGCACCCACGAGGAACTGGTGGCCCAGGACCGGCTGTACGCGCAGCTGGCTGCCACCCAGCTCCTGACCCCCCTCGCGATGACCTGATCCACCCCACGTAGGG
It includes:
- a CDS encoding phosphotransferase gives rise to the protein MERAGIDETFVRDLVRDQHPDLADLEIQPVPSGWDNQLWRPGDELAVRLPMTERAPALLSKEFRWLPELAKRLPLPVPTPQRLSEPTPRFPWPWVIAAWVPGEPADTAAG
- a CDS encoding ribbon-helix-helix protein, CopG family, with amino-acid sequence MAMTLRLPDDLDAKLTERARREGRSKQELAIEAIRDAQNRAELKVDDVLAEVMDSDAEILDYLK
- a CDS encoding type II toxin-antitoxin system death-on-curing family toxin: MTDMRCLQIDEILAIARTVNGTEHGVRDMGLLVSAIERPRTNVFGAELYPTLHEKAAALLHSVARNHALIDGNKRTAWLAMRVFLRFNGVSAGAVPPPVSAAGPFVEDVAQDNIDVPAIAKRLSTWFPIS
- a CDS encoding Lrp/AsnC family transcriptional regulator, which gives rise to MDELDSALVRMLQEDGRRTNRDMAQELGIAPSTCLERIRSLRSSGILTGFHAEADLAAIGRGLQAVIAVRVRPPTRAVIEAFQTFLEGMPEVVSIFVLTGNDDFLVHVAVRDTDHLHAVVLEKLAKRPELADVRTSVVYGHLRKKVIDPA
- a CDS encoding DMT family transporter is translated as MRKQGPTVWAVCAVMAAALFWSSSYAVTKQVLEDVGPLTIGAIRFTLAALLLGVTVRLSRHRPARPAPRQRRQLYLSGFLGITVYFILENVGVGLSTASDASLIVATYPLMTMLVELLVFRTRMPLPRVTGVLLATVGAFLVVRNGAEVGGSSRWLGDILLLLGGLAWAGYNVLGKRASAGQDAASVTYYQTLAGAAGFLLASLLEADDWRMPGATASSLLVYLAVACSVGGFLLYNYGLRRMASSVAVNILNLVPVFGVIGAVVINGESIRLAQVTGGVIIIVGVALGMIERGQEATTNPGTRGSELSGTATARTTAEAGPVPDEPEAAVPTARGVTDGGR
- a CDS encoding discoidin domain-containing protein — encoded protein: MRLRYTIPLLKQARKINPQLAVMATPWSPPGWMKTSDTMNGGRLKPGAYQQLADYFAKFLKAYAAAGVPVRYVTPQNEPLNNTSAYPSMGLTADDAKTFINDYLVPTLRKQGLSTGILGYDHNWDVTSYPETLYTDAASAKNATGTAWHCYAGDVSAQTVVHNDYPGKPAFQSECSGGSWEGNEQGAFAGVMDNVINGPRNWAQSIIRWNLALDSSSGPTNNGCQGCRPVVTVSPNTNGTWTYTPTADYWGLAQASKFVQPGARRVASNTFGKGNVEDVAFTNPDGSTALVTYNAGSTARTFTVGWGDRHFTYTLAAGAAATFTWTGTQHGSTDAAAIGSVDIPFSNPDGSQPLISYDSGLLAQQPQIRIGDQWLGYTLPTGASLTPPTGETALPRDGWQASASASSSDDPPSKAIDGDATTRWSLGHGMQPGDWFQVDLGSTQTFDQLVLDTSASSGDFVRQYDVYASDDGTSWGKPIATGPGRTVSRILLPTTTARYIRVVNKASSGSWWSLHDLSVFASDGKTMSPPATSAGLQRKNATLPDGTKLQVTYNSGSGAATFDVPWGGTTYSYRLPADAAAILTARAA